One genomic region from Amycolatopsis sp. FBCC-B4732 encodes:
- a CDS encoding SGNH/GDSL hydrolase family protein, protein MSHHRFVVLGDSCAEGLDDPYPGRDHYRGWADFVAARLAAGEPDFRYANLAVRGRRLDQIVPEQVPAATRLEPDLIALFGGGNDVMSRGWDARTVARRVDAAIRACTEISPTVVTFTLSDISTRMPLGQRMRPRIVALNEAIREAAVSYGALLIDLWPDQAVTDSRYFGADRLHLSELGHRRLAAYVLGRLGLEYDPGWLAPLPGAAAAGNWRADLHWLLREVLPVAVTRTRNRLIGRQPGDGFLPKRPDLLPMTRDEAWAPGNA, encoded by the coding sequence ATGAGCCACCACCGTTTCGTCGTCCTCGGCGACAGCTGCGCCGAAGGTCTCGACGACCCGTACCCCGGGCGGGACCACTACCGCGGCTGGGCCGACTTCGTCGCCGCCCGGCTGGCGGCGGGCGAGCCGGACTTCCGCTACGCCAACCTCGCCGTGCGCGGACGGCGGCTCGACCAGATCGTGCCCGAGCAGGTCCCGGCCGCGACGCGGCTCGAGCCGGACCTGATCGCGCTCTTCGGCGGCGGCAACGACGTGATGAGCCGGGGCTGGGACGCGCGCACGGTCGCCCGCCGCGTCGACGCCGCGATCCGCGCGTGCACCGAGATCTCGCCCACCGTCGTCACGTTCACCCTCAGCGACATCTCCACCCGGATGCCGCTCGGGCAGCGGATGCGGCCGCGGATCGTCGCGCTCAACGAGGCCATCCGCGAAGCCGCCGTCAGCTACGGCGCGCTGCTCATCGACCTGTGGCCGGACCAGGCCGTCACCGACTCCCGCTACTTCGGCGCCGACCGGCTGCACCTGTCCGAGCTCGGGCACCGCCGGCTCGCCGCGTACGTCCTCGGCCGGCTCGGGCTCGAGTACGACCCCGGCTGGCTGGCGCCGCTGCCGGGCGCCGCGGCCGCGGGAAACTGGCGTGCCGACCTGCATTGGCTGCTCCGCGAGGTGCTGCCGGTCGCCGTGACGCGCACGCGCAACCGGCTGATCGGCCGCCAGCCGGGCGACGGCTTCCTGCCGAAGCGCCCGGACCTGCTCCCCATGACGAGGGACGAAGCGTGGGCACCCGGCAACGCCTGA